The Nonlabens spongiae genome contains a region encoding:
- a CDS encoding IS982 family transposase: protein MHDLPAMYKKHLSYLIDLYQTVTVDGNFIKRPVNTKMNDLEVMALAITGEAASIPSENLLFAEIKKHFREDFPMLVDRTRFNRRRRSLEPRFKESAGLLGDRMDDGRSALLVDSMPCPIVHNAREHRMKICMEDLGTAPRKGYSAVDRLYYIGYKLHLLMSTQGIFHDMAVTPANVHDIKFLKERQYDGSEERQIIGDRGYISRELQADLFTSYGIELLTPPRKNQLVKSAFSPERRKNRKFIETRFSQLCSQFSIKINLAKSFKGFLTRVSSKLAAVAMLQMFNRENNRPINRIRHAWNY, encoded by the coding sequence ATGCACGATCTACCTGCAATGTACAAAAAACACCTTTCCTACCTCATTGATCTCTACCAAACCGTCACGGTGGACGGAAACTTCATCAAGCGACCGGTCAACACGAAAATGAATGACCTGGAGGTCATGGCACTCGCCATTACCGGAGAGGCGGCCTCGATCCCCAGCGAGAACCTATTGTTTGCCGAGATAAAGAAGCACTTTCGCGAGGACTTTCCCATGCTGGTCGACCGCACCAGGTTCAACCGGCGCAGGCGCTCGCTCGAGCCACGCTTCAAGGAGTCCGCGGGACTCTTGGGCGACCGTATGGATGATGGCAGATCTGCCCTTCTGGTGGACTCGATGCCCTGTCCCATCGTGCACAACGCCAGGGAGCACCGCATGAAGATCTGTATGGAAGATCTGGGCACGGCTCCGAGAAAGGGCTACTCGGCGGTTGACCGCCTCTACTACATTGGATACAAGCTCCACCTGCTCATGAGTACGCAGGGCATCTTCCATGACATGGCAGTGACCCCAGCAAACGTACACGACATAAAGTTCCTGAAGGAAAGGCAGTACGACGGTAGCGAGGAGAGGCAGATCATCGGCGATCGAGGCTATATATCCAGGGAGCTCCAGGCAGATCTGTTCACAAGCTACGGTATAGAACTTCTCACCCCACCCAGGAAAAACCAGCTGGTCAAAAGCGCATTCTCGCCCGAGAGGAGAAAGAACCGTAAGTTTATAGAGACAAGGTTTTCACAGTTATGCTCCCAGTTCTCCATCAAGATCAACCTGGCAAAGAGCTTCAAGGGCTTCCTGACAAGGGTCTCAAGCAAACTGGCCGCAGTTGCCATGCTGCAGATGTTCAATAGGGAAAACAACAGACCAATAAATAGGATCAGGCATGCATGGAACTACTAG
- a CDS encoding HD domain-containing protein, with protein MIKQTEDFVKATLKNAESGHDWFHIDRVRKNALSIAAHFKQADKIVVELGALLHDIADSKFHNGDETIGPKITSEYLEALTITDAQKSGIVHIVKHISFKGGHDEDREKTLELQIVQDADRLDAMGAIGIARTFNYGGFKNNKIYDPEVPPQLYMTKEEYKNGVAPTINHFYEKLLLLKDLMNTTPGRLKAQQRHNFMLQFLDQFYVEWNAE; from the coding sequence ATGATCAAACAAACAGAAGATTTCGTAAAGGCCACCCTTAAAAATGCAGAAAGTGGACACGACTGGTTCCACATAGACCGGGTTAGAAAAAATGCGCTATCCATTGCTGCCCATTTTAAACAAGCAGACAAAATAGTTGTTGAATTAGGTGCTTTATTACATGATATTGCTGATAGCAAGTTTCACAATGGAGATGAAACTATAGGTCCCAAAATAACTTCAGAATATTTAGAAGCATTGACGATCACTGATGCTCAAAAGTCAGGTATTGTCCATATTGTGAAGCATATCTCATTTAAAGGAGGTCATGATGAGGACAGAGAGAAAACACTTGAGTTACAAATTGTTCAAGATGCAGATCGACTCGATGCCATGGGAGCGATAGGAATTGCACGCACTTTCAATTATGGTGGTTTCAAAAACAATAAAATTTACGATCCAGAAGTGCCGCCACAATTATATATGACTAAAGAAGAATACAAAAATGGCGTAGCTCCTACAATCAATCATTTTTATGAAAAGCTATTATTGCTGAAGGATCTCATGAATACAACACCTGGTCGTTTAAAGGCCCAACAACGTCATAATTTCATGTTACAATTTCTAGATCAGTTTTATGTAGAATGGAATGCTGAATAA
- a CDS encoding head GIN domain-containing protein — MKKVLTLILIISSCHIASAQWWGSGKRVKGNGDVITKTFETSDYDFVSVNNSLDVELVDGSEGSIKVEAESNIMEHLEIETKGGKLIVGVKKGINISTRKGIKVTVPVEKISGVSLAGSGDIYSDMVLRNSKFKLSLAGSGDINLHTESETLNVSLAGSGDIKLKGRTENLDASLAGSGDIEAFGMKANNVEASIAGSGDVSVYCNGGNMKASIAGSGDLRYKGSTSSMKKSVIGSGDISKM, encoded by the coding sequence ATGAAAAAAGTACTCACATTAATCTTAATAATATCAAGTTGTCATATCGCAAGCGCCCAATGGTGGGGAAGCGGTAAACGCGTTAAAGGAAACGGTGATGTCATTACAAAAACCTTTGAAACCAGCGATTATGATTTCGTTTCGGTTAATAACAGTCTTGATGTTGAACTGGTAGATGGATCAGAAGGTTCAATAAAGGTAGAGGCAGAATCTAACATCATGGAGCACCTTGAGATAGAAACTAAAGGAGGCAAACTCATAGTAGGTGTAAAAAAGGGAATTAATATCAGCACTCGTAAAGGAATAAAGGTCACCGTGCCAGTAGAGAAAATAAGTGGTGTGAGCCTTGCGGGAAGCGGTGACATTTACAGCGATATGGTTTTGCGCAACAGTAAATTCAAGTTATCACTTGCCGGTAGCGGAGATATCAATTTGCATACAGAATCTGAAACGCTCAACGTTTCCCTCGCGGGCAGTGGAGATATTAAACTAAAAGGCCGTACTGAAAATCTTGATGCGAGTCTGGCCGGCAGTGGTGATATTGAAGCCTTTGGCATGAAGGCAAATAACGTAGAGGCAAGCATCGCAGGTAGTGGTGATGTTTCAGTCTACTGCAATGGTGGCAACATGAAGGCCAGTATTGCCGGCTCAGGCGATCTACGCTATAAAGGATCCACCAGCAGTATGAAGAAATCCGTTATTGGCAGTGGCGATATATCTAAGATGTAG
- a CDS encoding RNA polymerase sigma factor, which produces MDIYASLCRNTNRVTLTETEIQLYDLCEQGDRKSQMAVYDQYCKGMYHVALRIVQDEGEAEDIMQESMITAFQKMSQWNRRATFGAWLKRIVVNNSLNHLRKHRKMQKVDYDSVSYEMEAVPDQQIDMESAGMTAKKVLEIMKAMNDRYREVLTLSLIEGMDNEEISEILGISNGACRTTISRAKDSLRQKLQAI; this is translated from the coding sequence ATGGATATATACGCATCTTTATGTCGTAACACTAACCGAGTGACGCTTACTGAAACTGAAATACAGCTTTATGATCTGTGCGAGCAGGGAGATCGCAAATCCCAGATGGCGGTTTATGACCAATATTGTAAGGGGATGTATCACGTGGCGCTGCGCATCGTACAAGATGAGGGCGAGGCAGAAGACATCATGCAGGAAAGTATGATTACCGCCTTTCAGAAAATGTCACAGTGGAACCGTAGGGCAACCTTCGGCGCCTGGCTTAAACGCATCGTAGTGAACAACAGTTTGAACCACTTAAGGAAACATAGGAAGATGCAAAAGGTAGATTATGATAGCGTTTCCTATGAGATGGAAGCTGTTCCAGACCAGCAAATCGACATGGAGAGCGCTGGAATGACTGCTAAAAAAGTCCTTGAAATCATGAAAGCCATGAACGATAGGTACAGAGAAGTGTTGACCCTGAGTTTGATTGAGGGTATGGATAATGAAGAGATCAGCGAGATTTTAGGTATTTCAAATGGTGCCTGCCGCACGACGATCTCAAGAGCAAAAGATAGTTTAAGACAAAAATTGCAAGCGATATGA